From a single Lewinella sp. LCG006 genomic region:
- a CDS encoding DNRLRE domain-containing protein, with protein sequence MSFQASLYVLVVLFFSFEILAQNTLVIQPSPTCAKEAMVWRLDTQQGPFGTTNDNNYSSITFWPVMNWTWNGSPGERYMLFDFLDGIVFPEDVMITSARLSLFAPDEPTSDQFHSLEVNTGKPSIGVIQGITEAWDANTLTWNNQPGTTSEEEVVLAAPSTEQEDYLDIDITTLIQRQVQQPGERHGLLMRMRETDFYRKLIFAGSRADDPALRPMLVIDYNGTAAHNATLPLDLLYTEYHQICPGESYTILPIDNSLITSYNWSTGETTPSITVQDTGAYSLIATLGDCIQVMDTIMISWRNNCFEPVSCDVFYPNIFSPNQDGVNDEFRLFYPSDCVLSNYRMEVYNRWGQQVFLSEHPAQGWRGEFKGKSVPGGVYIYQVLYQLPGSSERIQHSGQVTLVR encoded by the coding sequence ATGTCTTTCCAAGCGTCTCTCTACGTGTTAGTTGTATTGTTTTTTTCGTTTGAAATTCTCGCCCAGAATACACTGGTTATTCAACCTAGTCCAACTTGTGCCAAGGAAGCTATGGTTTGGCGGTTAGATACCCAGCAAGGGCCATTCGGGACGACTAATGATAACAATTATAGCAGCATCACCTTTTGGCCCGTAATGAACTGGACCTGGAACGGGTCACCTGGAGAACGATATATGTTGTTTGATTTTTTAGATGGTATTGTCTTTCCTGAAGATGTGATGATCACTAGTGCTCGCCTTTCGCTTTTCGCGCCTGATGAGCCTACTTCTGATCAATTTCATTCCTTAGAGGTCAATACAGGAAAACCAAGTATTGGAGTCATTCAAGGAATTACGGAAGCATGGGATGCGAATACCCTTACCTGGAATAATCAACCAGGCACTACGAGTGAAGAGGAAGTTGTACTGGCAGCCCCCAGCACCGAACAAGAGGATTACCTGGATATTGATATCACGACATTGATCCAACGGCAAGTGCAGCAGCCTGGTGAAAGGCACGGTTTGTTGATGAGAATGCGGGAGACCGATTTTTATCGCAAGTTGATTTTTGCGGGCAGTAGAGCAGATGATCCTGCCTTGCGGCCTATGCTGGTTATAGATTATAATGGTACTGCCGCTCATAATGCCACATTACCACTTGATCTGCTTTATACAGAATACCATCAGATTTGCCCTGGAGAAAGTTACACTATCCTCCCGATAGATAATTCGCTTATTACTTCCTACAACTGGTCAACGGGTGAAACGACCCCCAGTATAACTGTACAGGATACAGGAGCTTACAGCCTCATAGCTACCTTGGGTGATTGTATCCAAGTGATGGATACCATCATGATATCCTGGCGCAACAACTGCTTTGAACCAGTATCTTGCGACGTTTTCTACCCTAACATCTTTTCTCCTAATCAAGATGGCGTCAATGATGAATTCCGACTTTTCTATCCCAGTGATTGTGTTTTGAGTAATTACCGAATGGAGGTATACAACCGCTGGGGCCAGCAGGTTTTCCTAAGTGAGCATCCCGCCCAGGGATGGAGGGGAGAATTCAAAGGGAAATCCGTACCGGGGGGCGTTTATATCTATCAGGTATTGTATCAGTTGCCAGGAAGCTCGGAACGTATTCAGCATTCAGGTCAGGTAACCTTGGTTAGATAA
- a CDS encoding alpha/beta fold hydrolase: MQLNHKTFGQGPPLIILHGLFGTLDNWQTLAKRWADHYTVVILDQRNHGRSPHLDAHSYPLMAEDLKAFMEANWMYEAHLMGHSMGGKTAMQFATHFPDMVNKLIVVDIAPKAYPGGHEIIVEALNDLDLDAIEDRKQADAMLAERIADFGVRQFLLKNLTRDKEEGGYRWKMNLPVLTRDYEAILENITAAESYDGPTLFIRGAASNYIDDGDLPTMKKYFPAAELATVADAGHWVHAQQPEALFELVSTFLAG; encoded by the coding sequence ATGCAACTTAATCACAAGACTTTTGGCCAGGGGCCACCACTCATTATTCTACACGGGCTTTTTGGTACGCTCGACAACTGGCAGACGCTGGCCAAGCGTTGGGCGGATCATTACACTGTCGTTATCCTTGACCAGAGGAATCACGGGCGCTCGCCTCACCTCGATGCGCATTCTTATCCACTAATGGCCGAAGACCTTAAGGCTTTTATGGAGGCCAATTGGATGTACGAGGCCCACCTGATGGGGCACTCTATGGGTGGGAAAACGGCCATGCAGTTTGCGACCCATTTTCCGGATATGGTCAATAAACTGATTGTGGTAGACATTGCGCCAAAGGCTTACCCCGGTGGTCACGAAATTATTGTTGAAGCACTCAATGATTTGGACTTAGATGCCATTGAGGATCGTAAGCAAGCTGATGCCATGCTAGCCGAACGCATTGCTGATTTTGGCGTAAGGCAATTCCTGCTCAAAAACCTTACGCGTGACAAAGAAGAGGGGGGGTATCGCTGGAAGATGAATTTGCCGGTACTCACACGTGATTACGAGGCCATCCTCGAAAACATCACGGCCGCCGAGAGCTATGATGGCCCCACTTTATTCATCCGGGGAGCCGCATCCAACTACATTGACGATGGCGACTTGCCGACCATGAAAAAATATTTCCCTGCCGCCGAATTGGCCACCGTTGCTGATGCGGGGCACTGGGTACACGCCCAGCAACCGGAGGCACTTTTTGAATTGGTCAGCACTTTTTTAGCAGGGTAG
- the moaC gene encoding cyclic pyranopterin monophosphate synthase MoaC: protein MSSFTHLDAAGNPSMVDVGNKNVTRRTAVAQAIVVLGDEIMDKLENKDIQTKKGPVFQTAILAGIMGAKRTSELIPLCHPLALEKVGVDITVNEAREVVITCTARLSGKTGVEMEALTGASVAALTIYDMCKAFSHDIVIKSTRLLEKTGGKSDYQSA from the coding sequence ATGTCTTCTTTCACCCATCTCGATGCTGCCGGTAATCCCTCCATGGTTGATGTTGGCAACAAGAACGTTACGCGCCGTACGGCCGTAGCCCAAGCCATCGTCGTGCTCGGCGACGAAATCATGGACAAGCTCGAAAACAAGGATATCCAAACCAAGAAAGGCCCGGTTTTTCAAACGGCCATCCTCGCGGGTATCATGGGAGCCAAAAGAACCAGCGAGCTGATTCCGCTGTGCCATCCTCTGGCACTAGAAAAAGTAGGCGTCGACATCACGGTCAACGAAGCACGTGAAGTAGTGATCACCTGCACCGCTCGCCTTTCCGGCAAAACCGGCGTTGAGATGGAAGCCCTCACTGGCGCCAGCGTAGCCGCTTTGACCATCTACGATATGTGCAAAGCTTTCAGTCACGATATTGTGATAAAATCCACTCGTTTGCTGGAGAAGACGGGGGGGAAGTCTGATTATCAATCCGCTTAG
- a CDS encoding NTP transferase domain-containing protein: MSKPHQKHAKLTRPAYGEFHRSEWGFMGAPCGTIQQLSAKLIEALQMHYRLAYVDADHAAGDQAETMPVSGSALVYTHKINYHRYDLADELNTFHRRPLFNGVDGVLVNGNHFLARRQIVILDPKKEESLSRKLDRLTDVALILTTPGQEKPYDFLLEHLGDQRPFVMPLGDTNGIIQWLRAQLTAARAPVNGLVLAGGKSQRMGSDKGQIAYHELPQREHLAQQLSGICQQVYYSMRPEQEAPEEMPLIRDTFTGLGPYGAILSAFREQPEAAWLVVACDLPLLDQEALRFLVQHRDPSKLATAFHNPATGFPDPLVTIWEPRAYPVLLQFLTQGYSCPRKVLINSDIKALQPPNPQILLNANSPEEREAVRAMLDK; the protein is encoded by the coding sequence ATGTCCAAACCTCACCAAAAACACGCCAAACTTACCCGTCCCGCTTACGGCGAATTTCACCGCAGCGAATGGGGCTTTATGGGTGCCCCTTGTGGTACGATCCAGCAGTTGAGTGCCAAATTGATCGAAGCCTTGCAAATGCACTATCGCCTCGCCTACGTGGATGCCGATCACGCCGCAGGCGACCAGGCCGAAACTATGCCCGTAAGTGGCAGTGCCTTGGTGTATACCCATAAGATCAATTACCACCGCTACGACCTGGCCGATGAGCTGAATACCTTCCACCGTCGCCCGCTTTTCAACGGGGTGGATGGGGTGCTCGTCAATGGCAATCATTTTTTGGCCAGGCGGCAAATCGTCATCCTCGACCCTAAAAAGGAAGAAAGCCTCAGTCGCAAGCTGGATCGCCTGACGGATGTCGCGCTGATCCTGACGACGCCGGGCCAGGAAAAACCTTACGATTTTCTACTCGAACACCTGGGCGATCAGCGACCTTTCGTGATGCCTCTCGGCGATACCAACGGCATCATCCAGTGGCTCCGCGCTCAGTTGACGGCGGCCCGCGCGCCGGTCAATGGGCTCGTTTTGGCGGGTGGAAAAAGCCAGCGCATGGGCAGCGACAAGGGGCAAATTGCTTATCACGAGCTTCCCCAACGGGAGCATCTTGCGCAGCAGCTCAGTGGTATTTGTCAACAGGTTTATTATTCTATGCGGCCGGAGCAGGAAGCACCGGAAGAGATGCCCCTCATTCGGGATACCTTCACGGGGCTGGGGCCTTATGGTGCGATACTTTCCGCTTTTCGCGAACAGCCTGAAGCGGCCTGGTTGGTAGTCGCTTGTGACCTTCCCTTACTCGATCAGGAAGCACTGAGGTTTTTGGTGCAACACCGCGATCCTTCTAAATTAGCAACGGCGTTCCATAATCCAGCAACGGGTTTCCCCGATCCGCTCGTAACGATTTGGGAGCCACGGGCCTATCCTGTGTTGTTGCAGTTTCTTACGCAGGGCTACAGTTGCCCCCGGAAGGTGCTGATCAACTCGGACATCAAAGCATTGCAGCCGCCCAATCCCCAAATTTTATTGAATGCCAACTCGCCGGAAGAGCGGGAAGCGGTGAGGGCGATGCTAGACAAATAA
- a CDS encoding metal-dependent hydrolase translates to MDSLTQITLGAAIGEVVLGKKAGNRAMLWGAIAGTFPDLDIMANFVTDQVSALAYHRAFTHSILFAVVVPLGMGLLVYRLYGGREGPWPKDGKVSLLTGWLFFFLAVFLGSSLMPLEINNVGGIALMVSTAMIAFPLIVYLREKVRKTPSVNENPSWWGWMQLFFWAILTHPLLDACTTYGTQLFEPFSTLRIAWNVVSVADPLYTIPFLVCLILASRQIRGSHKRLRYNWAGILISSAYLLLCTSFFWYANQRLTATLEKENITATRQVVGPTILNNILWQGTAETPTSFYTGQYSLLDKEPFFKLKEVPKNHHLVKDHWEDRDVKILRWFADGYFSVEQENDGTFRLNDLRYGQIEVPGKRPMPIFYFVLQEKEGQLQAVHVQQGPEDREASMSGLWERIMGE, encoded by the coding sequence ATGGATAGTCTTACACAAATCACACTTGGCGCCGCAATAGGCGAAGTTGTTCTTGGCAAAAAAGCGGGCAACCGGGCGATGCTCTGGGGTGCCATTGCCGGTACTTTTCCCGATCTGGATATCATGGCCAACTTCGTTACCGACCAGGTCAGTGCGCTGGCTTATCATCGTGCTTTTACGCACTCCATTCTCTTTGCGGTCGTTGTTCCGCTGGGGATGGGCCTCTTGGTGTACCGGCTTTATGGTGGACGGGAAGGGCCCTGGCCCAAAGACGGAAAAGTATCCTTACTAACGGGCTGGCTATTTTTCTTCCTGGCGGTGTTCTTGGGAAGTTCCTTGATGCCCTTGGAGATCAACAACGTTGGAGGTATTGCCTTGATGGTGAGTACTGCTATGATTGCGTTTCCGCTCATTGTTTACTTACGTGAAAAAGTGCGAAAAACGCCTTCGGTAAACGAAAACCCCAGTTGGTGGGGATGGATGCAGTTGTTTTTCTGGGCCATCCTGACACATCCTTTGCTGGATGCTTGTACGACCTACGGTACGCAGTTGTTTGAGCCTTTTAGCACCCTCCGAATTGCCTGGAATGTGGTCTCGGTCGCTGATCCGCTGTATACCATTCCCTTTTTGGTCTGTCTTATTTTGGCCAGTCGGCAAATACGGGGTAGCCACAAACGGCTGCGCTACAATTGGGCGGGCATTCTCATCAGTAGTGCTTATCTGCTATTGTGTACCAGTTTTTTCTGGTACGCCAATCAGCGCCTGACCGCGACCCTGGAAAAAGAAAACATTACGGCTACCCGACAAGTCGTTGGGCCTACGATACTGAACAATATTCTCTGGCAGGGCACCGCAGAAACGCCCACCAGTTTTTATACCGGGCAGTATTCCTTGCTTGACAAGGAACCTTTTTTCAAACTAAAGGAGGTACCCAAAAATCACCACCTGGTTAAAGATCACTGGGAAGACCGCGACGTGAAAATTCTCCGTTGGTTTGCGGATGGCTATTTTAGTGTAGAACAAGAAAATGATGGTACCTTTCGCCTCAATGATCTCCGCTACGGACAAATTGAGGTACCAGGAAAGCGGCCAATGCCCATCTTCTACTTTGTCCTTCAGGAAAAAGAAGGGCAACTACAGGCTGTTCATGTGCAGCAAGGCCCGGAAGACCGGGAGGCGAGCATGTCGGGGTTGTGGGAGCGAATTATGGGAGAGTAA
- the mfd gene encoding transcription-repair coupling factor: protein MGNLEDLLGRYQNDDRLKQLLTALGGGTETEQPRVQLTGMRGSLSSFVMSAAYREASHHHLIVANDKEEAAYLQNTVAGLLEPKPVRFFPDSFKRPLNFEVLDTNHVLQRTETVNNLTQSKAKGEIVVTYPEALFEKVVAPEVLNANRINIAVGELVDVNTMIELLTEYGFSREDFVYEPGQFSIRGGIIDIFSYGNDYPYRVELFDEEVETIRTFNPLDQLSVRTIKQVSIVPNINTKFSLEQKVSLFQVLPPDTIIWIADLQVLLDKLQTCFEKAEDFAKTITILDEGDLAEIFRDRAFIRPGEVAADVADHPIVLFTDHAQPIPVQQKIHFETCPQPSFNKNFDLLIKDLHSNTAEQRENFLFTDNPKQIERFYAIFNDLNAHVQFHPIIQAIHEGFVDVDLGVACYTDHQIFERFHRYKLKRGFTKDQALNLKMLRELEPGDFVVHIDHGIGRFSGLEKLDINGKSQESVRIVYKNNDLLYVGINSLHKLSRYSGKDSAAPRLNKLGSDAWKTLKAKTKKKVKDIAASLIKLYAKRKASPGFAFPQDGYLQNELEASFMYEDTPDQFTATQDVKEDMMKPYPMDRLICGDVGFGKTEIAIRAAFKAVVGGKQVAILVPTTILALQHYRTFKERLEEFGATVDYVNRFRSTAERNKVYKATESGEVDVLIGTHALLNKKLKFKDLGLLVIDEEQKFGVAAKEKLRSIKVNVDTLTLTATPIPRTLQFSLLSARDLSIIRTAPPNRRPIHTEVRVFKEEMIKEAIYYEVQRGGQVFFVHNRVKSLADMGALVRRLCPDVDVAVAHGQMEPKELERVLIDFIDRRHEVLICTNIIETGLDIPNANTMIINNAHQFGLSDLHQLRGRVGRSNQKAFCYLMAPPMSVLTPEARRRLRTLEEFSDLGSGFNIAMRDLDIRGAGNLLGGEQSGFISDIGYETYQRVLDDAVRELKEKDFQDLFREELEKKNDFVRDVQIDTDVEMLIPDAYITNIQERLNLYTRLDAIETEEELAKFATALRDRFGPIPSQVEELFDGLRLRWECKKLGFERIILKDGKLRAYFVEDPQSMYFETKRFNNILQLITTEGKLRGLYLKQAARNLIMSKERVNSLSEAKEVLQTILEKVEAMEG from the coding sequence GTGGGGAATTTAGAAGACTTACTCGGGCGGTATCAAAATGATGATCGTTTAAAGCAGCTGCTCACGGCCTTGGGTGGGGGTACAGAAACGGAGCAGCCACGCGTGCAACTCACGGGTATGCGAGGCAGTCTGAGTAGCTTTGTGATGAGTGCTGCTTATCGGGAGGCCAGCCACCATCACCTGATTGTTGCCAACGATAAGGAAGAAGCGGCTTATTTGCAAAATACGGTAGCTGGTCTGCTAGAACCCAAACCTGTCCGGTTTTTCCCCGACTCCTTTAAGCGCCCCCTGAACTTTGAGGTGCTGGATACCAATCATGTCCTCCAACGTACCGAGACGGTCAACAATCTCACGCAATCCAAAGCCAAGGGCGAGATCGTCGTCACTTACCCCGAAGCGCTTTTCGAGAAGGTCGTGGCGCCCGAGGTGCTCAATGCCAACCGCATCAACATCGCAGTCGGAGAGTTGGTGGATGTGAATACGATGATCGAGCTGTTGACGGAGTACGGTTTTAGTCGTGAAGATTTTGTCTACGAGCCGGGCCAGTTCAGCATCCGCGGCGGCATCATCGATATCTTCTCCTACGGTAATGACTACCCCTACCGCGTAGAGCTTTTTGATGAGGAAGTAGAGACCATCCGCACTTTCAATCCGCTGGATCAGCTATCGGTACGCACCATCAAGCAGGTCTCTATTGTACCAAACATCAACACCAAGTTTAGCCTGGAGCAGAAGGTTTCTTTGTTTCAGGTGCTGCCCCCGGATACGATTATCTGGATCGCAGATTTACAGGTGTTGCTGGATAAACTACAAACGTGTTTTGAAAAAGCGGAAGATTTTGCCAAGACGATTACCATCCTTGACGAAGGTGATCTGGCCGAAATATTCCGAGACCGGGCCTTTATCCGCCCGGGGGAAGTAGCGGCCGATGTGGCCGACCATCCTATTGTTCTGTTTACCGACCACGCCCAGCCCATTCCTGTTCAACAGAAAATACATTTTGAAACGTGTCCGCAACCGAGTTTCAACAAGAATTTTGATCTGCTGATCAAAGACTTGCACAGCAATACGGCGGAGCAGCGCGAAAATTTTCTGTTCACAGACAACCCCAAACAGATTGAGCGCTTTTACGCCATCTTCAATGACCTGAATGCGCACGTACAGTTTCACCCCATCATTCAAGCCATCCACGAAGGCTTTGTGGATGTCGATTTGGGAGTGGCTTGCTATACCGATCACCAGATTTTCGAGCGCTTCCACCGCTACAAGCTAAAACGAGGATTTACCAAAGACCAGGCACTGAACCTGAAGATGCTGCGGGAGCTGGAACCCGGCGATTTTGTGGTGCACATCGACCACGGTATTGGCCGCTTCAGTGGGCTGGAAAAACTGGATATCAACGGCAAGAGCCAGGAGTCGGTGCGGATTGTTTACAAAAACAACGACCTGCTCTACGTTGGGATCAACTCGCTGCACAAGCTTTCCCGTTATTCGGGCAAAGACAGTGCCGCACCGCGCCTCAATAAGCTGGGCTCTGATGCCTGGAAGACGCTCAAGGCCAAGACAAAGAAGAAAGTCAAAGACATTGCGGCCTCGCTGATCAAGCTTTACGCCAAACGTAAGGCCAGCCCTGGGTTTGCGTTTCCGCAAGATGGCTATCTGCAAAACGAACTGGAGGCCAGCTTCATGTACGAAGACACGCCCGACCAGTTTACCGCGACCCAGGATGTGAAGGAGGATATGATGAAACCCTACCCTATGGATCGCCTGATCTGTGGAGATGTGGGTTTCGGTAAAACCGAAATTGCGATAAGAGCAGCTTTCAAAGCGGTAGTTGGCGGCAAGCAGGTAGCCATTCTGGTGCCAACCACGATCCTGGCTTTGCAGCATTACCGAACGTTCAAAGAGCGTTTGGAAGAATTTGGCGCGACGGTAGATTACGTCAACCGCTTTCGAAGCACCGCCGAACGCAATAAGGTCTATAAAGCCACTGAATCTGGTGAGGTGGATGTACTGATTGGCACCCACGCACTGCTCAATAAGAAACTAAAATTTAAAGACCTCGGCCTCTTGGTCATTGACGAAGAACAAAAGTTCGGGGTAGCAGCCAAAGAGAAACTCCGCAGCATCAAGGTGAATGTAGATACGCTGACCTTGACGGCTACGCCGATTCCGCGGACCTTGCAATTTAGTCTACTCTCGGCCCGCGATTTATCCATCATCAGAACAGCACCGCCCAATCGTAGACCTATCCACACGGAAGTGCGGGTGTTCAAGGAGGAGATGATCAAAGAGGCTATCTACTACGAAGTACAACGCGGCGGACAGGTCTTTTTTGTCCATAATCGAGTAAAAAGCCTGGCCGATATGGGGGCTTTGGTACGCCGACTGTGCCCTGATGTAGATGTAGCGGTAGCCCACGGTCAGATGGAACCCAAAGAACTGGAAAGGGTGCTGATCGACTTTATTGATCGCCGGCACGAGGTACTCATTTGTACCAATATTATCGAAACCGGACTGGATATTCCGAATGCGAATACCATGATCATCAACAATGCTCACCAGTTTGGCCTCAGTGATTTGCACCAGTTGCGTGGCCGGGTTGGGCGCTCCAACCAAAAGGCTTTCTGTTACCTGATGGCACCGCCCATGAGCGTACTGACACCGGAAGCTCGCCGCCGTTTGCGTACCCTGGAAGAGTTTAGCGACTTGGGCAGTGGTTTCAATATCGCCATGCGCGACCTCGATATTCGCGGTGCGGGTAACCTGCTCGGTGGCGAACAGAGCGGTTTTATCTCTGACATTGGCTACGAAACCTACCAGCGCGTACTAGACGACGCTGTGCGGGAATTGAAAGAAAAAGATTTTCAAGACCTCTTCCGGGAGGAATTGGAAAAGAAGAACGACTTCGTCCGCGACGTCCAAATCGACACCGATGTGGAAATGCTGATCCCGGACGCCTACATCACCAATATCCAGGAACGCCTCAATCTTTATACCAGACTGGACGCGATTGAGACGGAGGAGGAACTGGCCAAATTTGCTACGGCACTACGAGATCGCTTCGGCCCCATCCCGTCGCAGGTGGAGGAATTATTTGACGGCCTGCGCTTGCGTTGGGAGTGTAAGAAACTCGGTTTCGAGCGCATCATCCTCAAAGACGGCAAGCTACGCGCCTACTTCGTCGAAGACCCCCAGAGTATGTATTTCGAGACCAAGCGCTTCAACAATATTCTGCAACTGATCACCACCGAAGGCAAACTGCGCGGCCTCTACCTCAAGCAAGCCGCCCGCAACCTCATCATGAGCAAAGAACGCGTGAATTCTTTGAGTGAGGCCAAGGAGGTCCTACAAACTATTCTGGAAAAAGTGGAAGCGATGGAAGGTTAG
- a CDS encoding S41 family peptidase produces MSKRILMVGGLVGTLLLGTAFTISSEKDKYFEIIKNIEIFTNLYKEVNTNYVDDIDPGQLMRTGLEAMVGSLDPFTNYISESDIEGYRVINEGKYHGIGTQSKKMGDYITITELFKDQPADKAGLKAGDRFISVDGKSAVGRSMEEMEEIMRGFPGTTMRLVINRPGVAENLNIELTRGEVDVPNVPYFGMLNEGVGYINLSIFTRDAGKNIINAFQSLKQENPGLKGLVLDLRGNGGGLLNEAVNISNIFIPRDEVVVTTRGKVKDWDRAYKTVNQPIDTEIPLAILVDKGSASASEIVSGVMQDYDRGILIGQRTYGKGLVQNTMEIGYNARVKITTAKYYIPSERCIQSVEYKNGEPVAIADEKRARFKTRNGRTVLDGGGVKPDVVMDAPSDDGIIKALLDEDVIFNYVTEWAQTRPSIDSTDTFRFTDFADFENYLQRAKFSYESDGEKVLKTLAEKASAEELNLSSEIKALQLKFDNAQSTELTKHRDVIIRLIEKEIAGRYYYQKGKVQIGLRNDPEVNEAIRILNNKAEYTRILSN; encoded by the coding sequence ATGAGCAAGCGTATTCTAATGGTGGGAGGTTTGGTAGGCACTTTGCTGCTAGGCACCGCTTTTACCATAAGTAGTGAGAAGGACAAGTATTTTGAGATCATCAAGAACATTGAAATCTTCACAAATCTCTATAAAGAAGTCAATACCAATTACGTCGACGATATTGATCCGGGCCAATTGATGCGTACTGGCCTCGAGGCCATGGTAGGATCTTTGGATCCATTTACCAATTACATCAGTGAATCAGACATTGAGGGCTACCGCGTTATCAACGAAGGTAAATACCACGGCATCGGCACCCAGAGTAAGAAAATGGGAGACTACATTACGATTACCGAATTGTTCAAAGACCAGCCTGCTGACAAGGCTGGATTGAAAGCGGGCGACCGCTTTATTTCTGTAGACGGAAAAAGTGCTGTTGGTCGCTCGATGGAAGAGATGGAAGAAATCATGCGCGGTTTCCCAGGAACAACTATGCGCCTGGTCATCAACCGCCCAGGCGTCGCCGAAAATCTCAATATTGAGCTGACACGCGGCGAAGTGGATGTGCCCAATGTTCCTTATTTCGGGATGCTCAACGAAGGGGTAGGTTATATCAATCTCTCCATTTTTACCCGTGATGCGGGCAAGAATATTATCAACGCTTTCCAAAGCCTCAAGCAAGAAAACCCCGGCCTCAAAGGGTTGGTTTTAGATTTGCGTGGCAATGGTGGAGGTTTGCTCAATGAAGCCGTCAACATCAGCAATATCTTCATTCCTCGCGATGAAGTAGTTGTTACAACCAGAGGGAAAGTCAAAGATTGGGATCGGGCCTACAAAACCGTCAATCAACCCATTGATACCGAAATCCCACTGGCCATATTAGTGGATAAAGGCTCTGCTTCTGCTTCCGAAATTGTGAGTGGAGTGATGCAGGATTATGATCGTGGCATCCTGATCGGACAACGGACTTACGGCAAAGGACTGGTACAGAACACCATGGAAATTGGCTACAATGCCCGCGTAAAAATTACCACTGCTAAGTATTACATCCCCAGCGAACGCTGTATCCAAAGCGTTGAGTACAAGAACGGAGAACCTGTAGCCATTGCCGACGAAAAGCGCGCGCGCTTCAAGACCCGCAACGGCCGAACTGTTCTCGACGGTGGTGGCGTAAAGCCCGATGTTGTGATGGATGCTCCTTCTGACGATGGCATCATTAAAGCCCTGCTAGATGAAGACGTTATTTTCAATTACGTGACGGAATGGGCACAAACCCGCCCAAGTATAGACTCTACGGATACCTTCCGCTTCACCGACTTTGCTGATTTTGAAAACTACCTGCAAAGAGCAAAGTTCTCCTACGAAAGTGATGGGGAGAAAGTACTGAAAACCCTGGCCGAAAAAGCCAGCGCCGAGGAGCTTAACCTCAGCAGTGAAATCAAAGCCTTGCAACTGAAGTTCGACAACGCTCAGTCTACCGAACTCACTAAACACCGGGATGTCATCATTCGCTTGATTGAAAAGGAAATTGCAGGCCGCTATTACTACCAAAAAGGCAAAGTGCAGATTGGCCTGCGCAATGACCCGGAAGTCAACGAAGCGATCCGTATTTTGAATAACAAGGCGGAATACACACGGATTTTGAGCAATTAA